The Methanobacterium lacus genome includes a region encoding these proteins:
- a CDS encoding flippase — protein MSSKIAKGSIVILIGSFLYRIGGYIYKVAMANLLGPAGYSILSITWPLQGFFIIIAGAGLPPAIAKHVSEYHAQNDTEMVKSIISVAMTMMTGFGLIFSVIIFFLAHPIAVALNNPEATLPFQLIALITPFSVIVGAMRGTFQGFYQMTNILITRAVELIFMVGAAILLVWAGLYVAGAVIGTAIGFMAALGAAVYLFQRDIRTKLSKPRNLLSRASTKLEFSDQLGIAKMLIIFSIPVVITGLAELALYDMATFVIAYYYPGSNLMGYFNVSSTIARLPLIISMAVATSVLPATAEAMSLRDHVLLKTYIRQSYRYVSFVVVPLCVGTVVFANPIIKLLFGQDFLPGVAALQILAAGMLFFTLYTISSSISQGLGKPRLPMYVLVAGITVDLILSLALIPPYGINGAAVATTIASLSIMVTLMWSTLKLANVKLPLGEYGKILLASLIMGAVFMLFPPTVLFLFIGIVVSPFLYLGVLAIIGGLKLEDLKLLYKVANKLGPLSGTIHRMVDILSRYAVE, from the coding sequence ATGAGTTCAAAGATTGCTAAAGGCAGTATAGTCATCCTCATTGGATCTTTCCTCTACAGGATTGGAGGGTACATATACAAGGTGGCAATGGCAAATTTACTTGGTCCTGCAGGTTACAGTATACTGAGTATCACCTGGCCACTCCAAGGATTTTTTATCATCATCGCAGGTGCAGGACTTCCTCCAGCCATTGCAAAACATGTATCGGAGTATCATGCTCAAAATGATACTGAAATGGTTAAATCCATTATAAGCGTTGCAATGACGATGATGACTGGGTTTGGACTTATTTTCAGTGTGATCATATTTTTCTTAGCTCATCCAATTGCTGTAGCACTTAACAACCCTGAAGCAACTCTTCCATTCCAACTCATAGCACTCATCACACCATTTAGTGTCATTGTAGGGGCCATGAGGGGAACTTTCCAGGGATTCTATCAGATGACCAACATTTTGATAACAAGGGCTGTGGAACTAATTTTCATGGTTGGAGCCGCTATTTTACTTGTTTGGGCAGGACTATACGTTGCAGGAGCTGTTATTGGTACGGCCATAGGATTTATGGCAGCACTCGGTGCAGCAGTCTATCTTTTCCAGAGGGATATTCGTACAAAACTGTCAAAACCCCGGAATCTGTTATCGAGGGCAAGCACCAAGTTAGAATTTTCTGATCAGTTGGGAATAGCCAAGATGTTGATAATTTTTTCAATACCAGTAGTAATCACTGGACTGGCTGAACTAGCCCTTTACGATATGGCTACGTTTGTAATAGCCTATTACTATCCTGGAAGTAACTTAATGGGATACTTCAACGTATCGAGCACCATAGCCAGACTCCCTCTCATAATATCCATGGCTGTGGCAACATCGGTGCTTCCAGCAACTGCAGAGGCAATGAGTCTAAGAGACCATGTACTACTTAAGACTTACATCAGACAGTCCTACAGGTACGTTTCCTTTGTGGTGGTACCGCTCTGTGTTGGAACAGTTGTGTTTGCAAATCCAATAATTAAACTATTATTCGGACAGGATTTTCTACCAGGAGTCGCAGCACTACAAATACTTGCAGCAGGAATGCTCTTCTTCACACTTTACACAATTTCATCAAGTATCTCACAGGGTCTTGGGAAGCCAAGACTACCAATGTACGTACTGGTTGCAGGAATCACTGTGGATCTAATATTAAGCTTGGCACTCATTCCTCCATACGGTATTAACGGTGCAGCTGTTGCAACAACCATTGCATCACTATCAATCATGGTAACCTTGATGTGGAGCACGTTAAAACTTGCAAATGTCAAACTGCCCCTCGGGGAATATGGAAAAATTTTATTGGCATCCCTCATAATGGGGGCAGTATTCATGCTGTTCCCACCAACTGTACTGTTCCTGTTCATTGGAATTGTGGTATCCCCATTTTTATACCTTGGAGTGTTGGCAATTATAGGTGGATTAAAATTAGAAGATCTAAAACTGCTCTACAAAGTTGCAAACAAGTTAGGCCCACTCTCAGGAACTATCCATAGAATGGTGGACATTTTAAGTAGATATGCAGTTGAATAA
- a CDS encoding adenylyltransferase/cytidyltransferase family protein yields the protein MATGTFDIIHPGHGYYLEESKKIGGEDAHLVVVVARDSTVRSEKRLPVVDENQRLEVVQMLKPVDEAYLGDENDMFKVVEKIKPDIITIGPDQKHNVEKLKNQLKERGIESDVVKVTGYRKAELDSTCKIIKKVQSMEFDPKIFEEC from the coding sequence ATGGCGACAGGCACATTTGACATAATCCATCCAGGTCATGGATACTACCTTGAAGAATCTAAGAAAATTGGTGGTGAAGATGCCCATCTTGTTGTGGTGGTTGCAAGGGATTCCACTGTACGATCCGAGAAAAGATTGCCTGTTGTCGATGAAAATCAACGGCTGGAAGTTGTTCAGATGTTAAAACCTGTGGATGAAGCTTATCTTGGTGATGAAAATGACATGTTTAAGGTTGTAGAGAAAATCAAACCCGACATCATAACCATAGGTCCAGATCAGAAACACAACGTTGAAAAACTTAAGAATCAACTGAAAGAAAGGGGAATAGAATCTGATGTGGTTAAGGTTACTGGATACAGGAAAGCCGAACTAGACAGTACTTGTAAAATTATTAAAAAAGTACAGTCCATGGAATTCGATCCTAAAATATTTGAGGAATGCTGA